Genomic DNA from Mycobacteroides chelonae CCUG 47445:
CGGCTTCATCGAGTCGACCGGAGTACGACAATTCCCGGAACTGTGCCGAGATACTCCCCCAGCGGCGTATCGACGACTTGGTTGTTCGCCCGCAATGACGAGGCGTTGCGCAGCACCGGCCCGGCCGGCGTACGTAGGAAGATTCCGACGTGCGTGACGTCGAGTCCGCCCGCCGTGGCGTAGGCACCGAGGTAATCGCCGTCATGAAGATTCGCGATGACGCCATCGGAAACACGGGCACTCGGTATGTAGAAGACCGTGCGTGGCCGTGTCGGCAGCCCCGGCAGGTAGTTTCCGCCGGAATCCTTGAGATTGAGTATCTTTGCGACCTGTTCCGCGGGTGCCCCCAGGCTGGCCGTCACATCGGCGGCATTGGCGGGCGCGTCTGCGGCCCAATCGGTGAAGAAATGGCGGCGCTGCGTGAAACTGATTTCACCCCCGCGGTACCGGATCTGTGTCAGCTGGGCGATGAAGTCGGCGCGATTACCGGACCGCTTCAACGCTTCGACATAGTCGGCGTAGGTAAAGCAGTCCACGCGCGTGAGCTCGACGACCAACTGCTCGGGAACCGAGGCGGATCCAATCAAGGTGTTGGCACCGTAGGGCACATGAAGAAAGAGCGCCGATACTGCGGCACTCAGCTGCGCCGGGTTCTCGGCTCCGATACGGTTTCGCTCGGCCAGTAGCTCTTGGAGTCGGCGTTCATTCGCCGGGCTGATCTGCACGGTGTCAGCCGCGGCCACAGGCGGGGCGCACAACGCACAGATCAGTGCGAGCAACGCGAACAGACGGTAACCACGTCGTTCTGAAGTTCGTCGCATTGTCGGGGTCATCACCTGACGCCCTTCCTCTCCACGTCCCGGATAGCTCAGCTAACACATCACAGTGCAGAGCGGAACCAGGCTGGTCATCGACCCCGCCTGACGCCCACTCTGCCGCACTTTACGCAATGCGTGTGCACTTTTGGGCTCCTGTGAGGCGAATCGACACCGACTGAGGGTTGATTTCATTGGTGCAACGTCTAATTCACATCAAGGCAACTAATTCGTGTGAGGTTTCCGTCAACAACGCTAAAGGTAGCGGACATGCGCGGGAAGGATTTGCGTGGAAGACGTTCGGGTAGCCGAGACGACGGCTCTTAGCACGGGGTTCGCATGGCAGCTACTGGGTGCGTGCCGAAACGCCAACCATGACCTGTTCTACTCCGATGACGACGAACGCCCCCTTGAACGACGACTCCGGGAACAGCACGCCAGAGAGGTGTGTCGACGCTGCCCCGTGACAACGCTCTGCCTTACCTACGCTCTGGAGATCGAAGAGCCTCACGGGATGTGGGGTGGCATGTCGGAAGCCGAACGTCAAAAGATCCGGCGACGTATCGCCGCGCGGAAGTCTGCGATCGGCTGACCGACGCGCAACCTGCGCTCGGTGTTCTGCGCCGTCAGCCACTCCTCAACTCAGGTAGTCAACTACGCACGCCTGAGGTCGTCGTGGGGCCGAAATTTAAAGGGCCCATTGGGAATTGTGTCCAGCACAATTTCCGCCGACGTCATCAAATCATGGAGGAACAATGACAACTAGCGAGAAGGCATTCACTGACACCGTGGCCGAGCCGTTGGACGCTGCGGGAGAAGACAACAGCCAAGAGGCCGACGTTCAGGCAATCGTGAAGCGGTTTGTCGTTACATCCCACGGTGGGTATCGAACCCGCCTGGCCATTCCGGGCGTGAGTCCGTTCAGTGTGGTCATGGTGTCCACTTCGGAAGTAACCGCCCAGGATGTGCCCTTCCAGGGCAACGCCGTCTGCCAAGTCCACAATGTGGTGCCTGACAATGGCGGAGTCCGCGTCCGCGGATTCATCGACTTCGGAGTCGACATCAGGGTGCAACTTGCCGTCTTTGTCGCTTAGACGATATCGAGGCCACACGCTCGGCCCGCCGCACTGGGAATCCGTGCGGCGGTCCGGCGGGCGAATATTCTTGCACCACAAATATTTCGGTGCATAGTACTTAGCGTGGTCCGGGCGGTTGTGCCGATTCGGGCACGGCACGCGCAGCGATGCGTACTATCTCGTCGGCGATCAGCTGCGGTTCGGTGAACACTACGAGGTGTCCGGATTTTCTGGCCAGCACGTGCCGGGCACGAAGATGCGCCGCCGTAAGCCGATGCGCCTTAAGAAATTCCATACGCAGGGATCGGTCCCACGGTGTGGTCTTGGTTCCCGAAATCACAGTCACGGGCACAGCACCCAGGTCGTGGCCTCGGCGACGCAGACTCTGCAGTCCCTCGATGAAGAACCTCTCCTCGGCGTCAGCCGCCCCCTCGGCGTCAACGGTCAGATCTTCCGCAACCAGATCGTGCACCACGTCGGCCGGCATCCCCGGCGCGGCACGGCGTACCGCCAGCGTCACCAGGTGCAAACGGCGCAGCAGGCCGACGAACCAGCGACCCGCCGCTGCGATCCGGCGCAGTTGTTTAAGCGGGGATCCGCAGCAGACATTCACGTGTTCATCGGAGTGATCTACCAGCACCAGGCCCGCGACGTGTGACCGATCCTGCAACGCGGCAGACAGTGCGATCGTCCCGCCGTAGCTGTGGCCCACCAGGATGTACGGGCCGCGGCCGAGCGCCGTCAACAATTCGCCGAGATCGCTGGTCAGGCGCTCCAGGGTGCGCGGCGCGGCATCAGGGTCACTACGGCCCAGATTCGCGCGGTCATAGACCACGGTCGAGAAATGCTGTGCAACAAGGGGCGCCACCAGACCCCACTCCGACCGAGAAGCCCCCAAACCCGATTCGAACACCACCGTCGGCTGGCCTGCACCGCCGCGCATGTAGTGCAGTGCCCGCCCATCGGCGAGCCCTGCCATGGCGCGTTGACCAAGGGTGTGTGCCATCTGCAGTCCTCCATTCCAAACGCGTGCGGCCGATCCCAACCCCAATGATACCCCCACGGGGTATATGGTTCATCCGAGCCCGAGATCGGGCCACAAGCCCCTGATGTTTCGGGCCCTCGGCGAATCGCGATCAGCCACTTCCGTCTTCGTGTGGCTTCAACTTCAGGACCGCCACCATGACTCCCGGCCTACGTATAAACTCTTATCCACGCCACAGCAGAGGCATCCACGGCACTAGACCTGGATATCGGACGGCGCAGTCGCTGCACCACCGAGGCAGGCGCCCACATCGCGCGGGCGTCGAGTTTCTTCCGGTTGTCCAGCCGTAAGGTCACCTCTGCGGCTAAACCCCAAGAACCACAATAGGAGACACGCACGTTGCATCTACGGCAGGCCGCACCAGCCATGTTGACCAACCCGAAATCTGCACCACTGCTTCGCAAAACCCTTGCGATAGTCACCGCCTGCATGACCATCACGGGCTGCGTCTCGCTAACAGAGAGCGACAACCGGGCCGATACACAGCCGGCGCGGCCGACCGCGAATACGGTGCTGCCGCAGCCGCCAAATCAACTCCTTGGAGATCTCTTCGTTGCGGTGCAGAGCGCACGGCTTTACCCAGATCAAAAGACTTTTGTCGATTCAACTTTGAATACCGACCCGGCCTCAATCGTCCAGCTATACCGGCAACAAAGAGCAGAACCGGGCTTTTCCCTCAAGGCGTTCACCGAACAGCACTTCACACCACCTACCGCTGAGCACATCACACCACCGCCGAACCAGACGCTGCGCGAACACATCGACTGGCTGTGGCCCAGGCTCACACGAGCGAGCGTCACGGTGCCGCCGAACAGTTCGTTGATCGCGCTACCCAAACCGTATGTAGTGCCAGGCGGACGGTTCCAGGAGGGCTATTACTGGGACACGTACTCCACCATGCTCGGCCTGCAGGTGTCCGGACGCGAGGACCTCGTCGATGACATGCTCGACAATTTCGCACACCTCATCAACACGATAGGTCATGTGCCAAACGGCAATCGCACGTATTACGCGAGCCGGTCCCAACCGCCCTTCTTCGCGAACATGGTGGACCTCGCCGCGCAGGCGGAAGGCGATGGCGTTTATCGAAAGTACCTGCCAGCGCTGCGCAAGGAGCACGAGTACTGGATGCAGGGCGAGCGCGAAACTCCGCCAGGAACCGCGGCGCGCCATGTAGTTACCATGCCCGACGGCTCTGTCCTCAACCGCTACTGGGACGCCAGTGACACCAGACGTGATGAGTCATATCTCGAAGACACCAAGACCGCCGAGGAAGCACCCGGCCGTCCCGCAAACGAAGTGTGGCGCGACCTACGGGCCGGCGCCGAGAGCGGCTGGGACTACAGCTCACGCTGGCTCGGCGACGGCAAGACGCTCGCGAGCATCCGAACTACCGCGATCGTGCCAATCGACCTGAACAGCTTGATGTTCCAACTTGAGACGACAATCGCCAAAGGCTGCACCATCACGGGCGATACCTCGTGCACTGCCAACTTCTCGACTCGCGCCCAGCAGCGCGCCGGTGCAGTCAACCGCTACCTTTGGAATGAACACGGTTACTACGGCGACTACGACTGGCAGCTGCGTCAGCCGCGTGATGCGATCACCGCGGCCGCCCTGTATCCATTGTTCACCGGAGTTGCGTCACCCGAGCGCGCCAAGATGACAGCCATCGCAACACGCAACACGCTGCTGCAACCCGGCGGTCTGGTAACAACCACCACGACCACCGGCCAACAGTGGGACGCACCCAACGGTTGGGCGCCGCTGCAGTGGATCGCGGTCGATGGCTTGCGCCGCTATGGAGAGCCCACACTTGCCAAAGAAATCGGCGTCCGCTTCCTCGACACTGTGAAGCAGGTCTATTCAACAGAGGACAAGCTGGTCGAGAAGTACGTGGTCGAGGGAGACAACGCGCGGGTTGGGGGTGGCGGCGAGTACCCGCTGCAAGACGGCTTCGGCTGGACCAATGGCGTCACACTGAAACTGCTTGACCTCTACGGCATGTAAGGCGGGTAGTTCGCACCGCTACTTCCTGTGCCACGCCCGTCAAGACGGCCTCTGCGATCTGCCATACCTGGCCGCCAAACAAGTCGAAGATGCCATCACCGACCACAACACCATTTTTGCCGAGATCCATGACACGGTCCCCGCCTGCACAGCGGTCACACGACGCCAGACCAGCTACAACCGCGTTACCAGTCCCTACAAAAAACACAAGAGCCCCGGCGTTGCCGAGGCTCTTAGCGGTGGTTCTCCCAGAGCGGACCGACTCGCCCTGACCGTGACGGTCAGGGGTTCGCGTAAGCCCGTTATGGTGGAGCTAAGGGGACTCGAACCCCTGACCCCCACACTGCCAGTGTGGTGCGCTACCAGCTGCGCCATAGCCCCATGTTTAGTTGTGTGCTCGGACGAAGTTACACCACGGCGACGGGCTCTCAAAATCTCAGCGCTCAGGACCGCCGACATCCTCTGCTACTTCCTGCATACTCCTAACCTGCGGTGACGCAAGTCTCCCCAGCGTCTCCGGTGCGAACACCCACGCCACGGCCGCGATCAGCGGCATCGCACCGCCCGCCACGAACGCCCATCCGTACGACGTGTGCTCGGCGATGACCCCCGCGACGACGGGTCCGATCACCAGCCCGACATCGGAGGTCATCTGGAAGGTGGCCAGCGCCGTTCCTGCCCGGCCCCGGCTGCCCACCACATCGGCCACGGCGGCCTGCTGCGGCGACGCATACAAACCGGCGCCGATCCCACCGATGAGCGACAGCACGATGAGCGCCGGCAGCGACGATGTGAAGCCCATCGCCACCACGGTCGAACCGCAGACCACCAGCCCGGCGACCACCAGCGGCTTGCGCCCGATGTCATCGGACCACGACCCCGCCAGGAAAGCCGTGGACACGTCTCCCGCCGCGAATGCGGCGAACACCAGTCCGGCGGCGCCCGGGCGCTGATGCAGCGCCTCGATCACAAACAGCGGCAGCAAGGCCCCACGGATTCCGAAGATGGCCCATCCCGCACTGAAATTCGACATCAGCGCGGCCAGGAAGGTTCGGTGATGCAGCGCGGATTTCAGTGTCACCGGAGTGCCGTGATGCTCGTCGGCGACCTCCAGCAGCGTGGAGCGCCGCAGCCCGAAGTGGACCAGCACGGCGACGGCCACCAGCGCCGCCGCGTAGATGATGAACGGTGCCGAAAGACTCAGGCCCACAACGGCACTACCCAGGACCGGCCCGGCCACCATCCCGAGCAGGAAGCTCGACCCGTACAGCCCCTGCGCACGTCCGCGAATCTCTTCGGGCGCGATGCGCACCAGCAGCGCGGCCGCCGACACGGTGAACATGGTGGAGCCGACACCACCGAGTGACCGGAATATCAGCAGCTGCCAGTAGTCATGCACGAAGGCGCAGCACCCGGTGGATACCGCGACGATCAGCAGTCCGGACATGTAGACCCAGCGCTCCCCCAGCCGCTGCACCAGCGCGCCTGCGGCCGGCGCGAACACCAGGCGGAATGCGGCAAACGAGCTCACCACCGCGGTCGCCGCCGTGACGCTCACCCCGAAGCTGCGAGCGTACTGCGGCAGTGCGGGCGCCACCACGCCAAACCCCAGCGCGATCACCAGGCACGCGACAACCAGGACCCAGATCTCCCAGGGCAGGCGCGGTTTGGTGTCCGCCTCGTTACCGGGACAGTCGCTTACCCGATCACCGATGAGACCACCTCGCGGGCAGCGTCCTGCACCTGCCGCAAGTGCTCTGCACCCAGGAAAGATTCTGCATAGATCTTGTA
This window encodes:
- a CDS encoding N-acetylmuramoyl-L-alanine amidase-like domain-containing protein, which encodes MTPTMRRTSERRGYRLFALLALICALCAPPVAAADTVQISPANERRLQELLAERNRIGAENPAQLSAAVSALFLHVPYGANTLIGSASVPEQLVVELTRVDCFTYADYVEALKRSGNRADFIAQLTQIRYRGGEISFTQRRHFFTDWAADAPANAADVTASLGAPAEQVAKILNLKDSGGNYLPGLPTRPRTVFYIPSARVSDGVIANLHDGDYLGAYATAGGLDVTHVGIFLRTPAGPVLRNASSLRANNQVVDTPLGEYLGTVPGIVVLRSTR
- a CDS encoding WhiB family transcriptional regulator — protein: MEDVRVAETTALSTGFAWQLLGACRNANHDLFYSDDDERPLERRLREQHAREVCRRCPVTTLCLTYALEIEEPHGMWGGMSEAERQKIRRRIAARKSAIG
- a CDS encoding alpha/beta fold hydrolase; this encodes MAHTLGQRAMAGLADGRALHYMRGGAGQPTVVFESGLGASRSEWGLVAPLVAQHFSTVVYDRANLGRSDPDAAPRTLERLTSDLGELLTALGRGPYILVGHSYGGTIALSAALQDRSHVAGLVLVDHSDEHVNVCCGSPLKQLRRIAAAGRWFVGLLRRLHLVTLAVRRAAPGMPADVVHDLVAEDLTVDAEGAADAEERFFIEGLQSLRRRGHDLGAVPVTVISGTKTTPWDRSLRMEFLKAHRLTAAHLRARHVLARKSGHLVVFTEPQLIADEIVRIAARAVPESAQPPGPR
- the treA gene encoding alpha,alpha-trehalase TreA, with the protein product MLTNPKSAPLLRKTLAIVTACMTITGCVSLTESDNRADTQPARPTANTVLPQPPNQLLGDLFVAVQSARLYPDQKTFVDSTLNTDPASIVQLYRQQRAEPGFSLKAFTEQHFTPPTAEHITPPPNQTLREHIDWLWPRLTRASVTVPPNSSLIALPKPYVVPGGRFQEGYYWDTYSTMLGLQVSGREDLVDDMLDNFAHLINTIGHVPNGNRTYYASRSQPPFFANMVDLAAQAEGDGVYRKYLPALRKEHEYWMQGERETPPGTAARHVVTMPDGSVLNRYWDASDTRRDESYLEDTKTAEEAPGRPANEVWRDLRAGAESGWDYSSRWLGDGKTLASIRTTAIVPIDLNSLMFQLETTIAKGCTITGDTSCTANFSTRAQQRAGAVNRYLWNEHGYYGDYDWQLRQPRDAITAAALYPLFTGVASPERAKMTAIATRNTLLQPGGLVTTTTTTGQQWDAPNGWAPLQWIAVDGLRRYGEPTLAKEIGVRFLDTVKQVYSTEDKLVEKYVVEGDNARVGGGGEYPLQDGFGWTNGVTLKLLDLYGM
- a CDS encoding MFS transporter; amino-acid sequence: MPWEIWVLVVACLVIALGFGVVAPALPQYARSFGVSVTAATAVVSSFAAFRLVFAPAAGALVQRLGERWVYMSGLLIVAVSTGCCAFVHDYWQLLIFRSLGGVGSTMFTVSAAALLVRIAPEEIRGRAQGLYGSSFLLGMVAGPVLGSAVVGLSLSAPFIIYAAALVAVAVLVHFGLRRSTLLEVADEHHGTPVTLKSALHHRTFLAALMSNFSAGWAIFGIRGALLPLFVIEALHQRPGAAGLVFAAFAAGDVSTAFLAGSWSDDIGRKPLVVAGLVVCGSTVVAMGFTSSLPALIVLSLIGGIGAGLYASPQQAAVADVVGSRGRAGTALATFQMTSDVGLVIGPVVAGVIAEHTSYGWAFVAGGAMPLIAAVAWVFAPETLGRLASPQVRSMQEVAEDVGGPER